In Naumovozyma castellii chromosome 1, complete genome, one DNA window encodes the following:
- the SCL1 gene encoding proteasome core particle subunit alpha 1 (ancestral locus Anc_4.110), whose amino-acid sequence MSGGAAAASAAGYDRHITIFSPEGRLYQVEYAFKATNQTNVNSVAVRGTNCTVVINQKKVPDKLLDPSTVSYIFPISRHVGMVANGPIPDARNAAMRAKMEAAEFRYKYGYDMPCDVLAKRMANLSQIYTQRAYMRPLGVILTFVSVDEELGPSIYKTDPAGYYVGYKATATGPRQQEITTSLENYFKKKTTDHLEEESWEKVVEFAIAHLIDSLGTEFTNNDLEVGVAIKDKFFVLTADQIEERLVAIAEQD is encoded by the coding sequence ATGTCCGGAGGTGCTGCTGCTGCATCTGCTGCTGGTTATGATAGACATATCACTATCTTTTCTCCTGAAGGTCGTCTTTACCAAGTCGAATACGCTTTCAAGGCTACCAATCAAACTAATGTCAATTCCGTCGCTGTAAGAGGTACCAATTGTACGGTAGtaataaatcaaaagaaGGTCCCTGATAAATTGCTTGATCCTTCGACAGTGTCTTACATTTTCCCGATATCGAGACACGTCGGTATGGTCGCCAATGGTCCAATTCCAGATGCCAGAAACGCCGCTATGAGAGCTAAGATGGAAGCCGCTGAATTCCGTTATAAATATGGGTACGATATGCCATGTGATGTCTTGGCTAAGAGAATGGCTAACTTGTCGCAAATTTATACACAGAGAGCCTATATGAGACCTCTTGGTGTGATACTCACCTTTGTTTCTGtggatgaagaattgggGCCTTCCATTTATAAGACTGATCCTGCTGGGTATTATGTTGGTTATAAGGCTACTGCCACGGGACCTAGACAACAAGAGATTACTACAagtttggaaaattatttcaagaagaaaacaacaGATCATTTGGAGGAAGAATCCTGGGAAAAAGTGGTAGAATTTGCCATCGCACATCTAATAGACTCATTGGGTACTGAATTTaccaataatgatttggaagTTGGTGTTGCTATCAAGgataaattctttgtaTTAACAGCGGACCAAATCGAGGAGAGATTGGTTGCAATTGCGGAACAagattaa
- the MPO1 gene encoding 2-hydroxy-palmitic acid dioxygenase MPO1 (ancestral locus Anc_4.109) — protein sequence MIGSWDTFRGNKSTPTKMQPQESPELRKNLLFYKFYHHNAVNVGIHSLFVPTILISSCCILNRVELYHGITITNVFTFLYTLFYMKLYLPTGLLAGFLFLLINMALKNHWINTSLKLELALFLFGWIAQFIGHGVFERKKPAVFDNLVQSLVLAPYFILFELLFKLGFYKELTAKLETELKQLKITKIT from the coding sequence ATGATCGGTTCTTGGGATACTTTTAGAGGAAACAAGAGTACTCCAACTAAAATGCAACCTCAGGAATCTCCCGAATTACGCaaaaatcttcttttctatAAGTTTTACCATCATAATGCTGTAAATGTGGGCATCCACTCCCTATTCGTACCAACCATACTCATCAGTTCATGCTGCATCTTGAATAGGGTAGAGCTATACCATGGAATTACGATTACCAATGTGTTTACTTTTCTATACACTCTATTTTATatgaaattatatttacCCACTGGTTTGCTTGCCGgatttttgtttcttctaatCAATATGGCCCTTAAAAATCATTGGATTAACACATCCTTAAAATTGGAACTGGCTCTGTTTTTATTCGGTTGGATTGCTCAATTTATTGGACATGGTGTCTTTGAAAGGAAGAAACCTGCCGTGTTTGATAACTTAGTACAAAGTTTAGTGTTGGCGCCATATTTTATCCTATTTGagttattattcaaattgggATTTTATAAGGAATTAACTGCGAAACTGGAAACCGAATTGaagcaattgaaaattaCTAAAATTACTTAA